The following are encoded together in the Mustela nigripes isolate SB6536 chromosome 11, MUSNIG.SB6536, whole genome shotgun sequence genome:
- the SOCS1 gene encoding suppressor of cytokine signaling 1, translating to MVAHNQVAADNAISTAAESRRRPEPSSSSSSSSSSAAPAAPARPRPSPAAQAPAPGDTHFRTFRSHADYRRITRASALLDACGFYWGPLSVHGAHERLRAEPVGTFLVRDSRQRNCFFALSVKMASGPTSIRVHFQAGRFHLDGSRESFDCLFELLEHYVAAPRRMLGAPLRQRRVRPLQELCRQRIVATVGRENLARIPLNPVLRDYLSSFPFQI from the coding sequence ATGGTAGCACACAACCAGGTGGCAGCCGACAATGCAATCTCCACGGCAGCAGAGTCCCGACGGCGGCCAGAGCCTTCCTCGTCTTCGTCCTCGTCCTCGTCCTCGGCGGCGCCCGCGGCCCCCGCGCGCCCGCGGCCCTCCCCGGCGGCCCAAGCCCCGGCCCCCGGCGACACACACTTCCGCACGTTCCGCTCGCACGCAGACTACCGGCGCATCACCCGGGCCAGCGCGCTGCTCGACGCCTGCGGCTTCTACTGGGGGCCCCTGAGCGTGCACGGGGCGCACGAGCGGCTGCGCGCCGAGCCCGTGGGCACCTTCCTGGTGCGCGACAGCCGCCAGCGGAACTGCTTCTTCGCCCTCAGCGTGAAGATGGCCTCGGGCCCCACGAGCATCCGCGTGCACTTCCAGGCCGGCCGCTTCCACCTGGACGGCAGCCGCGAGAGCTTCGACTGCCTCTTCGAGCTGCTGGAGCACTACGTGGCGGCGCCGCGTCGCATGCTCGGGGCCCCGCTGCGCCAGCGCCGCGTGCGGCCGCTGCAGGAGCTGTGTCGCCAGCGCATCGTGGCCACCGTGGGCCGCGAGAACCTGGCGCGCATCCCCCTCAACCCGGTCCTGCGCGACTATTTGAGCTCCTTCCCCTTCCAGATCTGA